The proteins below come from a single Cytobacillus luteolus genomic window:
- a CDS encoding PRC-barrel domain-containing protein, whose amino-acid sequence MKKSTQIVSLPIISISEGQQVGKVKSLVINPDKGSIDFLTIEHEDWQVSVKAIPFKKVVGIGEYAVTVESDSAVIDLNEIPIANQLVNKKIKITNTKVMTRKGELLGEVTEYFIDDETGNILGVLLNLPNREVSLASDSILTYGKDIIIVKEDAASHFLDSVDQLINPVVATETSVDSFIDEVTNTQQPTSGSTFDPFEGLTLIEEDEEVKALKEKQIEILLGKTVQKDIFGTDGQLLFHEGTVLTESDVMKAQEEGPGIVVELSMHVEA is encoded by the coding sequence ATGAAAAAGAGTACACAAATCGTGAGCCTTCCAATCATTAGTATTTCGGAAGGGCAACAAGTTGGAAAAGTTAAATCTCTAGTGATTAATCCTGATAAAGGTTCTATTGACTTCTTAACAATCGAGCATGAAGATTGGCAAGTTAGTGTAAAGGCAATTCCTTTTAAAAAAGTTGTGGGGATTGGTGAGTATGCTGTAACTGTTGAAAGTGATAGTGCAGTAATTGACTTAAACGAGATTCCAATTGCAAATCAATTAGTGAATAAGAAAATTAAAATCACGAACACTAAAGTTATGACACGAAAAGGAGAGTTACTTGGTGAAGTAACTGAGTACTTTATCGATGATGAAACAGGTAACATTTTAGGTGTTTTACTTAACCTGCCAAATCGTGAAGTAAGTCTAGCTTCTGACTCTATTTTAACTTATGGGAAAGATATCATTATCGTCAAAGAAGATGCTGCTTCTCATTTTTTAGATTCAGTTGATCAATTGATAAACCCTGTCGTGGCGACTGAGACTTCAGTTGATTCATTCATAGACGAAGTTACAAACACTCAACAACCTACTTCTGGCTCTACTTTTGATCCGTTTGAAGGCTTAACTTTAATTGAAGAAGACGAAGAAGTAAAAGCATTAAAAGAAAAGCAAATTGAAATCCTATTAGGCAAAACTGTACAAAAGGACATTTTTGGTACAGATGGGCAACTATTATTCCATGAGGGAACTGTTTTAACTGAGAGTGATGTAATGAAAGCGCAAGAAGAAGGACCAGGAATAGTTGTAGAATTATCCATGCATGTCGAAGCTTAA
- a CDS encoding type IV pilus modification PilV family protein produces MILLKIIKNKKGFTLIEVLLSITILSVVTIGMLSLFTQAYSYTKMNENRTVALNVARNALIYMERQDFDFIKNLISHTSITYKEICTSLDSNNRLACEAVLKPTINNIVYDNIEISLYEYNKENVPEKEKVQLNGYLVGITVTVDVNPPIVIEGVITDESIR; encoded by the coding sequence ATGATTCTATTGAAAATTATAAAGAATAAGAAGGGTTTTACATTAATAGAAGTATTGCTCTCTATTACAATTCTTAGTGTAGTGACAATAGGTATGTTATCTCTTTTCACTCAGGCATATTCATATACCAAAATGAATGAGAATCGAACTGTCGCCCTCAATGTAGCGAGAAATGCATTAATTTATATGGAACGGCAAGATTTTGACTTTATAAAGAATTTAATCTCTCATACATCGATTACATATAAAGAAATCTGCACATCTTTAGATTCAAATAATAGACTTGCTTGTGAAGCTGTTCTAAAGCCCACCATTAATAATATTGTGTATGATAATATCGAGATTTCTCTATACGAATACAATAAAGAAAACGTTCCTGAAAAAGAAAAAGTTCAACTTAATGGTTATCTTGTAGGTATTACAGTAACTGTAGATGTTAATCCTCCAATAGTAATAGAAGGTGTGATCACAGATGAATCTATACGATAA
- a CDS encoding PilW family protein, which produces MNLYDKGRVKGSEQGFTVIELLVALSISTMIVGIIYGVFITGIKAYEKIGIEGQLRDEADYILSMVLNEIYELSPDTIESCGENCISFANKEIYKIDPTGDVSKELDRNPDPNSTTITIKIENDNLYINNQIINSQQISIKTNTESSLDTSLDKKLSFSCTRTLVEQNNNGDYFDICKSALIHLSLTLEHKQYTSENRLSVEPITLTSEFGF; this is translated from the coding sequence ATGAATCTATACGATAAAGGTAGAGTTAAAGGATCTGAACAAGGATTTACAGTTATCGAGCTTTTAGTTGCACTTTCCATTTCAACAATGATAGTGGGAATAATCTATGGTGTATTTATAACGGGTATAAAAGCTTATGAGAAGATTGGTATTGAAGGGCAGCTTCGTGATGAAGCCGATTATATATTATCGATGGTTTTAAATGAAATCTATGAACTATCTCCTGACACAATTGAATCTTGTGGTGAGAATTGTATTTCATTTGCTAACAAAGAAATTTATAAAATTGATCCTACTGGTGATGTATCAAAGGAACTTGATAGAAATCCCGATCCAAATTCAACTACAATTACTATAAAAATCGAAAACGATAATCTTTATATTAATAATCAGATTATTAATTCGCAACAAATATCTATTAAGACTAATACGGAGAGTAGCTTAGACACATCTTTGGACAAGAAATTATCATTTAGCTGTACTAGAACCTTGGTAGAACAAAATAATAATGGAGATTATTTTGATATATGTAAAAGTGCCTTGATTCATCTATCTCTTACTCTGGAACACAAACAGTACACATCTGAAAATAGATTATCTGTTGAACCTATTACACTAACTAGTGAATTTGGATTTTAA
- a CDS encoding ankyrin repeat domain-containing protein, with product MKSLNILLLRLFFKFLLGGLVLKKLIIFLIIVTTMTISGCTKLDKLNKNQTEELFTAVEEADLEQVKILTEENIDLESKNDSGETVFIMSLKYGLHDIANLLLESGAKSNYEISEQNPIPALSLSISTTPDIKDTVDSASLDLIDQLLNNVEVDQKDMTGSTALHYASRKGSAHVVNKLLDAGADPTITNSLAETPLLLASARGHSEVVKALIEKGSNVNEIDSNGWSPLMLAISNDHIEAALSLIKKEANVNYQTQNEGYTALMIASEYGYQESVRILLENGAEKSLKDNLGEQAIDKAKKWNHDEIVSYLNGEK from the coding sequence GTGAAAAGCCTTAACATTCTTTTGTTAAGGCTTTTCTTCAAGTTTTTGTTAGGAGGGCTCGTTCTGAAGAAACTTATTATATTTTTAATTATTGTTACCACAATGACTATTTCAGGTTGTACTAAATTAGATAAGTTAAATAAAAATCAGACTGAAGAATTGTTTACAGCAGTAGAGGAAGCAGATCTAGAACAGGTTAAAATACTAACAGAGGAAAACATTGATTTAGAAAGTAAAAATGATAGCGGTGAAACTGTATTTATAATGTCGTTAAAATATGGCCTTCATGATATTGCTAATCTATTATTAGAAAGTGGCGCTAAGTCCAATTACGAGATATCTGAACAAAATCCGATTCCTGCATTAAGCTTATCAATATCAACAACACCCGATATTAAGGATACAGTTGACTCAGCATCTTTGGATTTAATAGATCAACTACTAAATAATGTAGAAGTTGATCAAAAGGATATGACAGGTAGTACTGCATTACATTACGCTAGTAGAAAAGGGAGTGCTCACGTAGTTAACAAATTATTGGATGCAGGTGCTGATCCCACTATAACAAACTCATTAGCTGAAACACCTCTACTATTAGCTTCTGCAAGAGGGCATTCTGAAGTAGTAAAAGCACTCATTGAAAAAGGAAGTAACGTTAACGAAATAGATAGTAACGGGTGGTCTCCTCTTATGTTGGCGATCTCAAATGATCACATTGAAGCAGCCCTGTCATTAATTAAAAAAGAAGCAAATGTTAATTATCAGACCCAAAATGAGGGTTACACAGCGTTAATGATTGCATCAGAATATGGCTATCAAGAAAGTGTAAGAATATTATTGGAAAATGGTGCAGAAAAGTCTCTCAAGGACAATTTAGGAGAGCAAGCAATAGATAAGGCTAAAAAATGGAATCATGACGAAATAGTTTCATATCTAAATGGAGAAAAGTAA
- a CDS encoding DUF5057 domain-containing protein translates to MSKKIISISIIFILVLTLFINETSPKIAATTIDNELKYEILEIIANGESQIKNDLDNRKFNVTTMRMKKFVALREELVGKYDLILLASGDYNPARVNSSPSHTVQQRTSAHNTTNVLNDITNLKSNEIINGFINNGQPVLLHSDILKHTNSKLYKNFSVFANTNKKNVKFYNDSITLKNLINDFYLNQFSKRPRIILNERPVEYVQNTQHFYEAGDSVKFDFSVANTNNSSNITANLYIDSNFDGKYTLDEIVLTRGITSNKGSIVYVLPRGYSGLRNWKLEIIDPIKSSSDYKSGSLFFKGEVVKVRVLQVKKDTSLAGSLNNSANNDVMRQSYLKKDKEYEIIIDVTDIDTFKKSRSLLSENSKKLSHESINGTYDMLIFGFADVYNSASLNSNAINSIQRFIDTGQSIMFTHDTIYSSENDWVNNFMDDTGQTFPRTDLGTNAPNITTNTRKVNEGLITQYPFLLDGQGLTIANTHNQYYTLDLEDESITPWYNVIGNTRDQDDSWNHYYTYSKGNITYSGTGHTNNKFPDSEQRLFVNTMYRAFLGSNHAPEIKVITPISNSTIPSHQVMEIAYSVEDLDLKDRKLKTRILFDDKEVFVDQHISNGDTVIKSFENPLPNGGDLKITIEVLDKQGAISKQDVFINVKQISSNIEVSRQLNNPVSVIEVGKTNTIGYKIQPKPLQNNFENGITGVRPIGVINPTEGFTVNKKYTIINGSQGNSDQDSAFSGNFAGLSFYGSNKKDFEEELRFGYELPLRIGDMILTSPGNIKRKTEEVIEDLTKEGPYKMIFPVIDDFPNGRKQVEITNFVEFEVEINSSGDIIGKFIRYINGNSDATLKVTNVQFRETFPAGLEVQLPEGNNFTRTGNVESGYTLEGTFDDIKYSCVQNECSADPLEFAVTVSPKTKDQFTLNNSKLLFNDINSERIESSFNSLTLVSDFAITNVQLPSEITVNKGIPNNLFPSLKIQPENATVRDIQWSENTNGEIITVDSNGIIQPVQQGTSLVTVTVTDRFGNVKEATIRVTVRVPIELIVVNDMSIEIGEIKSIPLSVLPQDSTNNLIFEIANPNIAKLNSIDGTVKGLKEGTTMLTVYGYGSSGQVITDNAIITILPVPVQSIEISPKEVRLSKFDEYNNFTVTINPSNATYKDINWSSSNTNVVTVNSNGKIVAMSTGSSSITVTTRNGKSASAIVYVGSPLTNILVPTSPIIIEKGEERNLNQYISLVPSDATNVRSINFKSEDNYIATVINSHIVKGKRLGESSIEVKVIDEDGNVFTRFLPIKVVEPGTRDTNDDRSKWLY, encoded by the coding sequence TTGTCAAAAAAAATTATCAGTATATCAATTATTTTCATATTAGTTTTAACCCTATTTATAAATGAAACCTCACCCAAAATTGCTGCTACTACAATTGATAATGAATTAAAATATGAAATTTTAGAAATTATAGCAAACGGTGAATCACAAATAAAAAATGATTTAGATAATCGGAAATTTAATGTAACAACAATGAGAATGAAAAAATTTGTAGCACTTCGAGAAGAATTAGTAGGGAAGTATGATTTAATACTTCTTGCAAGCGGGGATTATAATCCTGCCCGTGTCAATAGTAGTCCCTCTCACACTGTCCAACAAAGAACGAGTGCTCATAACACTACGAATGTTTTAAATGACATTACAAATCTAAAATCAAATGAAATTATTAACGGCTTTATTAATAATGGTCAACCAGTACTTTTACACTCAGATATATTAAAACATACGAATAGTAAATTGTATAAGAACTTTTCAGTCTTCGCAAATACAAATAAAAAAAATGTAAAGTTCTACAATGATTCTATTACTCTTAAAAATCTTATAAATGATTTTTATTTAAATCAGTTTTCTAAACGTCCACGAATTATACTAAATGAAAGACCAGTAGAGTACGTTCAGAACACCCAACATTTCTATGAAGCTGGGGATTCAGTTAAATTTGATTTTTCAGTTGCTAATACAAATAATTCTAGTAACATTACTGCTAATCTTTATATAGATTCTAATTTTGATGGGAAGTATACACTAGATGAAATTGTCTTAACAAGAGGGATAACGTCAAACAAAGGTAGTATAGTATATGTTCTTCCACGGGGATATTCAGGGCTAAGAAACTGGAAACTTGAAATAATTGATCCAATAAAATCTAGTAGTGACTATAAAAGTGGTTCATTATTTTTTAAAGGCGAAGTCGTAAAAGTAAGAGTATTACAGGTGAAAAAGGATACAAGTTTAGCCGGTTCATTAAATAATTCAGCTAATAATGATGTAATGCGCCAGTCCTATTTAAAGAAAGATAAAGAGTATGAAATCATTATAGATGTTACTGATATAGACACGTTTAAGAAAAGTAGGTCTCTGTTAAGTGAAAACTCGAAAAAACTGTCTCATGAGTCTATTAATGGTACGTATGACATGCTTATTTTTGGTTTTGCAGATGTATATAACAGTGCTAGCTTAAATAGTAATGCAATAAATTCAATTCAAAGATTTATCGACACTGGTCAAAGTATTATGTTTACCCATGACACAATTTATAGTTCAGAAAATGATTGGGTAAACAACTTCATGGATGATACTGGACAAACTTTTCCAAGAACTGATCTTGGAACAAATGCTCCAAATATCACTACCAATACAAGAAAAGTAAATGAAGGTTTAATAACCCAGTATCCATTTCTATTGGATGGACAAGGATTAACTATAGCAAATACACACAATCAATATTACACGTTGGATTTAGAAGATGAGAGTATCACACCATGGTATAACGTTATCGGTAATACACGTGATCAAGATGATAGCTGGAATCACTATTACACTTATTCAAAAGGTAATATAACGTATTCTGGTACAGGTCATACAAATAATAAATTTCCAGATTCTGAGCAAAGATTATTTGTTAATACGATGTATCGCGCATTTTTAGGATCAAATCATGCTCCGGAAATTAAAGTAATTACTCCAATAAGTAATTCAACAATTCCAAGCCATCAAGTTATGGAAATTGCGTACAGTGTTGAAGATTTGGATTTAAAGGATCGTAAACTAAAGACGAGAATTCTATTTGATGATAAGGAAGTTTTTGTAGACCAACATATTTCTAACGGAGATACAGTAATCAAATCTTTCGAGAATCCTTTACCGAATGGTGGGGACTTGAAGATTACAATTGAGGTTTTGGATAAGCAGGGTGCCATTTCTAAACAAGATGTTTTTATTAATGTAAAGCAGATTTCTTCAAATATTGAAGTTAGTAGACAACTTAATAACCCAGTTAGTGTTATAGAAGTTGGTAAAACTAATACAATTGGTTATAAAATACAACCTAAGCCTCTACAAAATAATTTTGAAAATGGGATTACAGGAGTACGCCCAATAGGTGTAATTAACCCTACTGAAGGTTTTACAGTTAATAAGAAATACACGATTATTAATGGAAGTCAAGGTAATTCGGACCAGGATAGTGCTTTTAGTGGGAACTTTGCTGGACTATCATTTTATGGGTCAAACAAGAAAGATTTTGAAGAGGAATTAAGATTTGGATATGAACTTCCACTTCGAATTGGCGATATGATATTAACTTCGCCAGGAAACATCAAAAGGAAAACTGAGGAAGTAATTGAAGACCTTACAAAAGAAGGACCTTATAAGATGATCTTTCCTGTTATTGATGATTTTCCAAATGGAAGAAAACAAGTAGAAATAACCAATTTTGTAGAATTTGAAGTTGAGATTAATTCAAGTGGCGACATTATTGGTAAGTTTATTCGATATATTAACGGAAATAGTGATGCTACTCTGAAGGTTACAAATGTTCAGTTTAGAGAGACATTCCCAGCAGGCTTGGAAGTACAGTTACCAGAAGGTAATAACTTCACAAGAACCGGAAACGTAGAATCTGGTTATACACTAGAAGGCACATTCGATGATATCAAATATTCATGCGTACAAAATGAATGTAGTGCCGATCCCCTGGAATTTGCTGTTACTGTTTCTCCTAAGACAAAAGATCAATTTACATTAAATAATTCTAAGTTGCTTTTTAATGATATTAATTCTGAAAGAATTGAATCTAGTTTCAATTCACTTACCTTAGTTTCAGATTTTGCTATTACAAATGTTCAGTTACCAAGTGAAATAACTGTAAATAAGGGAATTCCAAATAATTTATTTCCTTCACTGAAGATTCAACCGGAAAATGCAACCGTTAGGGATATTCAATGGAGTGAGAATACTAACGGTGAAATAATTACAGTGGATAGCAATGGCATTATTCAACCAGTGCAACAAGGGACCTCTCTTGTTACTGTTACCGTTACTGATAGATTTGGCAATGTGAAAGAAGCTACTATACGTGTAACTGTTCGTGTTCCGATAGAATTGATTGTTGTAAATGATATGAGTATAGAGATTGGTGAGATTAAATCTATCCCACTTAGTGTATTACCACAGGATTCCACCAATAATTTAATTTTTGAAATTGCAAATCCTAACATTGCCAAACTAAATAGTATAGACGGTACGGTTAAAGGACTCAAGGAAGGAACAACGATGTTAACTGTATATGGTTACGGTTCATCTGGTCAGGTAATTACAGATAATGCAATAATCACAATATTGCCGGTACCAGTTCAATCTATTGAGATTAGTCCAAAGGAAGTTAGGTTATCAAAATTTGACGAGTACAATAATTTTACTGTTACAATTAATCCTAGTAACGCAACATATAAAGATATTAACTGGTCTTCATCAAACACTAATGTAGTGACTGTAAACTCAAATGGGAAAATAGTAGCGATGAGCACTGGGTCATCTAGTATTACAGTAACTACACGAAATGGGAAAAGTGCATCTGCAATCGTGTATGTAGGCTCTCCATTAACTAATATTTTAGTACCAACATCACCTATTATTATTGAAAAAGGTGAAGAACGTAACTTGAATCAATATATTTCACTTGTCCCGTCTGATGCAACTAATGTCAGAAGTATTAACTTTAAAAGTGAAGATAATTATATCGCTACGGTTATTAATTCACACATTGTAAAAGGGAAACGTCTTGGTGAATCCAGTATTGAAGTAAAAGTTATTGATGAAGATGGAAATGTTTTCACTAGATTCCTACCAATTAAAGTCGTAGAACCTGGTACAAGAGATACTAATGATGATAGAAGCAAATGGTTATATTAA